From Paenibacillus sp. GP183, one genomic window encodes:
- a CDS encoding flagellar FlbD family protein, with protein MISLTRLNGKPIIVNAILIETLEETPDTMITLTTGKKITVLEKGTAVVSLVQTYMKEIGSIRATIKSMDTEGS; from the coding sequence ATGATCTCTCTCACTCGTTTAAATGGCAAGCCGATTATAGTGAACGCAATTCTGATAGAAACCCTTGAAGAAACGCCGGACACCATGATTACTTTGACAACAGGCAAGAAGATAACAGTTCTCGAAAAGGGAACTGCTGTGGTAAGCTTAGTGCAAACCTACATGAAAGAAATTGGCTCGATCCGAGCTACAATTAAGTCCATGGATACGGAGGGCTCGTAG
- a CDS encoding flagellar basal body-associated FliL family protein, with protein MFKNRIFILAVSILIAITLILVAAFVLWNFMDKSASSANPADAAKTAASKVKPTKPPTAAEVQANTVIIKDILTNLSSNKNFVKLSLAFEMENAKAKTEFDHLVESTVKGTVVRILADVNPEQIQGSKGQDFLTSTLLNKLNPLMQDGKIRQIWITDMVLQ; from the coding sequence GTGTTTAAGAACAGGATATTTATTTTGGCCGTTTCCATATTGATTGCAATCACTCTTATTCTAGTAGCCGCCTTTGTCCTTTGGAACTTTATGGACAAAAGCGCCAGCTCTGCAAATCCGGCGGATGCGGCAAAAACAGCGGCAAGCAAGGTGAAGCCTACCAAACCTCCGACAGCAGCTGAGGTTCAGGCGAATACGGTTATTATTAAGGATATTTTGACTAACTTATCCAGCAATAAAAACTTTGTAAAGCTAAGCCTGGCTTTTGAAATGGAAAATGCAAAAGCCAAAACGGAATTCGATCACCTTGTTGAATCTACGGTAAAAGGCACAGTTGTGCGGATTTTGGCGGATGTCAATCCAGAGCAAATTCAAGGCAGCAAAGGTCAGGATTTTCTAACTTCAACCTTGCTCAACAAGCTGAATCCCCTGATGCAGGACGGCAAAATCAGACAAATATGGATTACGGATATGGTGCTTCAATAG
- the fliM gene encoding flagellar motor switch protein FliM, producing MVDVLSQNEIDALLAALSSGEMDAEELKKEDTQKRVRSYDFKRAVRFSKDHIRSLTRIHENFARYLTTYFSAQLRTFVQISVVQVEQLPYDEFIRSIPKMTILNIFEAEPLEGRMVLEVHPNVAFAMLDRLLGGTGTSPTKISSLTEIETIVMERIFSRAFDSLQEAWKTIIDISPRLEALETNPQFMQIVSPNETIALISLSTKIGDTTGMINLCIPHVVIEPIMPRLSVHHWFVSQKKTRAPEEVEALQSRLTKAKLPIIAELGSTEITIREFLGLMPGDVISLLKSTEDPLQIKVGEKLKYYGSPGTVKGKMAVQITEIVHEGEEEHDE from the coding sequence ATGGTTGATGTATTATCGCAAAATGAGATCGATGCTTTGCTTGCTGCTTTGTCTTCAGGTGAAATGGATGCGGAAGAGCTCAAAAAGGAAGATACGCAGAAAAGGGTACGATCTTATGATTTTAAAAGGGCGGTACGCTTTTCCAAGGATCATATTCGAAGCTTGACTCGAATCCATGAGAACTTTGCGCGATATTTGACGACATATTTTTCTGCTCAGCTTAGAACCTTCGTTCAAATAAGTGTAGTTCAAGTGGAACAATTGCCTTACGACGAATTTATTCGCTCGATCCCCAAGATGACCATTTTGAACATCTTTGAAGCAGAACCTTTAGAGGGTCGAATGGTTCTCGAAGTTCATCCTAACGTAGCCTTTGCCATGCTGGATCGATTGCTGGGCGGTACCGGCACGTCTCCAACAAAAATCAGTTCATTAACCGAAATTGAAACTATCGTGATGGAACGAATTTTTAGCAGAGCTTTTGACAGCTTGCAGGAGGCATGGAAAACCATCATCGATATTTCGCCAAGGCTCGAAGCATTGGAAACAAATCCACAATTTATGCAAATTGTCTCTCCCAATGAAACGATCGCCCTCATATCTCTCAGCACGAAAATTGGAGACACGACCGGGATGATTAACCTATGTATCCCTCATGTCGTCATTGAACCCATCATGCCGAGGTTATCCGTACATCATTGGTTTGTCTCTCAGAAAAAGACAAGAGCACCCGAGGAAGTGGAAGCACTCCAGTCCCGGCTTACCAAAGCCAAACTCCCGATTATTGCTGAACTTGGAAGTACGGAAATTACGATTCGTGAATTTTTGGGACTGATGCCAGGTGACGTGATCTCGCTGCTCAAATCAACGGAAGATCCCTTGCAGATCAAAGTTGGCGAAAAGCTTAAATACTATGGCAGTCCAGGGACGGTAAAGGGCAAAATGGCCGTCCAAATTACTGAGATTGTTCATGAAGGAGAAGAAGAGCATGACGAATAA